Within Paenibacillus sabinae T27, the genomic segment TACTTGAAGGAGGCTTATCATGCAAAATAAAATTAGCGAGGTTCTGCTTCAAAACTGGGATTATGCGATGGATCAGGAGGATTGGGCGCCGCCGCTGAAGGATGCGCTGGATGGTGTAAGCAGCGAACAAGCGCTTTGGAAGCCGGAGGGAGAAGCCGCCAACTCGATTTGGGAGACGGTCAACCATCTGACTTATTATAAGGAACGGCTGCTGCGCAAGCTGAAGGGTCTGCCTAAGCTGCCGAATGCAGAAAGCAACGACGACACGTTCACGGTAACGGAGAGCGGCGAAGAAGCCTGGGAACAGGCGGTTTCCCGCCTTAAGAAAGTCCACGCTGATCTGCGTGAAATTATTGAGGCGCTCGGAGAAGGGGCGTACGACTGGGGAGGCTCCGGGCATGCTCCCGGAGAAGAGGTCATGAGCCTCATCCTCCATGATTCCTATCATACAGGCCAAATTGTGCTTGTCCGCAAGCTGCAGGGCTCCTGGCCGTCCAAACGAAGCTTCGGGTAGTCTGCCTTGTACGGATGCTTTTCAAACCAGCCAGCTCTCGTCTTCCGGATCTCAACGGGATTATGGGGGGAGCGGCG encodes:
- a CDS encoding DinB family protein, with amino-acid sequence MQNKISEVLLQNWDYAMDQEDWAPPLKDALDGVSSEQALWKPEGEAANSIWETVNHLTYYKERLLRKLKGLPKLPNAESNDDTFTVTESGEEAWEQAVSRLKKVHADLREIIEALGEGAYDWGGSGHAPGEEVMSLILHDSYHTGQIVLVRKLQGSWPSKRSFG